The following are from one region of the Rhizobium sullae genome:
- a CDS encoding outer membrane protein → MRTFIASLMASAFLIAGFSAANAADAVDQVPEAPVAQAEPAAPAGNWEGFYLGGAGTYNKGNFGADRDGYALGGQLYTGYNWQSGQIVYGVEADLGYSGLDSTSDGITNKNRFNGSVRGRVGYDLNPFLLYATAGAAAANNKVSGFGESDTNTAFGYTVGAGAEALVTNNITARVEYRFSDYQNKDFDLGATNVSRGYDEHSVKVGIGVKF, encoded by the coding sequence ATGCGTACATTTATTGCCAGCCTGATGGCATCCGCCTTCTTGATCGCCGGTTTTTCCGCCGCCAACGCTGCCGACGCGGTCGACCAGGTTCCGGAAGCTCCGGTAGCGCAGGCCGAGCCGGCCGCTCCGGCAGGCAACTGGGAAGGCTTCTATCTCGGCGGCGCGGGCACCTATAATAAGGGCAACTTCGGTGCAGACCGCGACGGTTACGCATTGGGCGGCCAGCTCTACACGGGTTACAACTGGCAGAGCGGCCAGATCGTCTATGGTGTCGAAGCCGATCTCGGTTATTCCGGCCTCGACAGCACGTCGGACGGCATCACCAACAAGAACCGCTTCAATGGCTCCGTGCGTGGCCGCGTCGGTTACGACCTGAACCCGTTCCTGCTCTACGCGACGGCTGGTGCCGCTGCGGCGAACAACAAGGTCAGCGGCTTCGGCGAATCCGACACCAACACGGCCTTCGGCTACACGGTCGGCGCGGGTGCGGAAGCCCTCGTGACGAACAATATTACGGCACGTGTCGAATACCGCTTCAGCGACTATCAGAACAAGGACTTCGATCTCGGCGCTACGAACGTATCGCGCGGCTATGACGAACACAGCGTCAAAGTCGGTATCGGCGTCAAGTTCTAA
- a CDS encoding SDR family oxidoreductase has translation MNEKRLKAALVTGAAKRIGRAIVEDLAENGFSVAIHANSSIDEAEAVAAELRRQGKSAVAMQGDLTKINETEALIKRAVDQLGPIDLLVNNASVFREDSLRKMDAGVWDEHFAVHVRAPSILAAQFAAQLPETSTGLVVNVIDQRVWALRPSFYSYTLSKSALWTATQTMAQALAPKIRVNAIGPGPSIPSERQLQEDFQAQVAALILRRGPALEEFGRTIRFLFETPSITGQMIALDGGQHLAWQTPDVLEIKE, from the coding sequence TTGAACGAGAAAAGACTTAAGGCGGCGCTCGTAACCGGAGCTGCCAAGAGAATAGGCCGGGCGATAGTCGAGGATTTGGCGGAAAACGGCTTTTCTGTTGCCATTCATGCCAATAGCTCGATCGACGAGGCCGAGGCCGTTGCGGCGGAATTGCGGCGCCAAGGCAAAAGCGCCGTCGCAATGCAAGGCGACCTCACGAAAATAAACGAGACGGAAGCCCTTATAAAAAGAGCCGTAGACCAGCTTGGCCCCATCGATCTGCTCGTCAACAATGCCTCGGTCTTCCGCGAAGATTCGCTGAGAAAGATGGATGCCGGTGTCTGGGACGAACATTTCGCCGTGCATGTCCGGGCGCCTTCGATCCTCGCCGCGCAATTCGCGGCCCAGCTGCCGGAAACGTCCACCGGCCTCGTTGTCAATGTCATCGACCAGCGCGTCTGGGCGCTGCGGCCGAGCTTCTATTCTTATACTCTGTCGAAGTCGGCGCTTTGGACCGCAACGCAGACGATGGCGCAGGCACTTGCTCCGAAGATTCGCGTCAACGCCATCGGGCCCGGTCCCTCGATCCCAAGCGAACGGCAGTTGCAGGAAGACTTCCAAGCGCAGGTGGCAGCCCTTATCTTGAGGCGAGGACCTGCGTTGGAGGAATTCGGCCGGACGATTCGCTTTCTGTTCGAGACGCCCTCGATCACGGGTCAGATGATTGCACTCGACGGCGGCCAGCATCTCGCGTGGCAGACGCCGGATGTGCTGGAGATCAAGGAATGA
- the uvrC gene encoding excinuclease ABC subunit UvrC — protein sequence MNAKKLPDGGVLYDETDENEDDIEVESDLSAAPVPAAIDWNEGGGNESGLAGAELIGEFVKRLPNSPGVYRMFNADGDVLYVGKARSLKKRVGNYAMGRVHSNRIAQMVRLTSHMEFVTTRTETEALLLEANLIKRLRPRFNVLLRDDKSFPYILITGDHRAPAIFKHRGARARKGDYFGPFASAGAVGRTINSLQRAFLIRTCTDSVFETRTRPCLLYQIKRCSGPCTREISDEGYAQLVQEAKDFLSGKSQKVKAHMAEEMNAAAEELDFERAAVYRDRLAALSHVQSHQGINPAGVEEADVFAIHHEGGISCIQVFFFRTGQNWGNRAYFPKADPQLSGAEVLNAFLAQFYDDKPVPKQIMLSETVEEIELLAAALGEKAGHKVSIVVPQRGEKRDLVDHVVANAREAHGRKLAETASQSRLLEGFKETFGLAYAPQRIEIYDNSHIMGTNAVGGMVVAGPEGFVKSQYRKFNIKSTDITPGDDFGMMREVMTRRFSRLIKEEGIPDRSQPVSSAEAADMPFPAWPDTILIDGGQGQMTAVRAILEELGIADSVIAIGVAKGVDRDAGRERFFPPGRESFTLPPRDPVLYFIQRMRDEAHRFAIGSHRARRKKEMIKNPLDEIGGIGPSRKRALLQHFGTAKAVSRAALSDLMAVDGISETVAKQVYNHFHDDAAK from the coding sequence ATGAATGCCAAGAAGCTGCCCGATGGCGGCGTTCTTTACGATGAAACCGACGAAAACGAAGACGATATCGAGGTGGAAAGCGACCTTTCCGCCGCGCCGGTGCCGGCTGCAATCGACTGGAATGAAGGCGGCGGCAACGAGAGCGGGCTTGCCGGCGCGGAACTCATCGGCGAATTCGTCAAGCGGCTGCCGAACAGCCCCGGCGTCTACCGCATGTTCAATGCCGACGGCGACGTGCTCTACGTCGGCAAGGCGCGCAGCCTCAAGAAGCGGGTCGGCAACTATGCGATGGGCCGGGTCCACTCCAACCGCATCGCGCAGATGGTCCGCCTGACCTCGCATATGGAATTCGTGACGACGCGCACGGAGACCGAGGCGCTGCTTCTGGAAGCGAATCTGATCAAGCGCTTACGGCCGCGCTTTAACGTGCTTTTGCGCGACGACAAGTCCTTTCCCTATATCCTCATCACGGGCGACCATCGCGCCCCGGCGATATTCAAGCATCGCGGCGCCCGCGCCCGCAAAGGCGACTATTTCGGCCCCTTCGCCTCCGCTGGCGCAGTGGGCCGCACGATCAATTCGCTGCAGCGCGCCTTCCTGATCCGCACCTGCACAGACAGCGTTTTCGAGACGCGCACGCGACCCTGCCTTCTCTATCAGATCAAGCGCTGTTCAGGGCCCTGCACCCGCGAAATCAGCGACGAAGGCTATGCGCAGCTGGTGCAGGAGGCGAAGGACTTCCTTTCCGGCAAGAGCCAGAAAGTGAAGGCGCATATGGCGGAGGAAATGAACGCGGCTGCCGAAGAGCTCGATTTCGAGCGCGCCGCGGTCTATCGCGATCGCCTGGCTGCACTCTCACACGTCCAGAGCCATCAGGGCATCAATCCGGCAGGCGTCGAGGAGGCGGACGTCTTCGCGATCCACCACGAGGGTGGGATTTCCTGCATCCAGGTCTTCTTTTTCCGCACCGGGCAGAACTGGGGTAATCGCGCCTATTTCCCGAAGGCCGACCCGCAGCTTTCGGGCGCCGAGGTTCTGAACGCCTTCCTGGCGCAGTTTTACGACGATAAGCCCGTGCCGAAGCAGATCATGCTGTCGGAAACTGTCGAGGAAATAGAACTCCTGGCGGCGGCACTTGGCGAAAAGGCCGGACACAAGGTTTCCATCGTGGTGCCTCAGCGCGGCGAGAAGCGCGATCTTGTCGATCACGTCGTTGCCAACGCGCGCGAGGCACATGGCCGAAAACTTGCCGAAACTGCGTCGCAATCACGCCTGCTCGAAGGCTTCAAGGAAACGTTCGGTCTCGCCTACGCCCCGCAGCGGATTGAAATCTACGACAATTCGCACATCATGGGCACCAATGCGGTCGGCGGTATGGTCGTCGCGGGGCCGGAAGGCTTCGTGAAGAGCCAGTACCGCAAGTTCAACATCAAATCGACCGACATCACGCCCGGGGACGACTTCGGCATGATGCGCGAGGTAATGACGCGGCGGTTCTCGCGGCTGATCAAGGAGGAAGGCATTCCGGACAGGTCGCAGCCGGTATCCAGCGCTGAGGCCGCCGATATGCCGTTCCCCGCCTGGCCGGACACAATCCTGATCGACGGCGGCCAAGGTCAGATGACCGCGGTGCGCGCAATCCTCGAAGAACTCGGTATCGCGGACAGCGTCATTGCCATCGGTGTTGCCAAAGGCGTCGACCGCGATGCCGGGCGTGAGCGTTTCTTCCCGCCGGGGCGCGAAAGCTTCACGCTGCCGCCGCGCGATCCCGTGCTCTATTTCATCCAGCGCATGCGGGATGAAGCCCACCGCTTTGCCATCGGCTCGCATCGCGCACGGCGCAAGAAAGAGATGATCAAGAACCCGCTCGACGAGATCGGCGGCATCGGCCCGTCGCGCAAGCGGGCGCTGCTGCAGCATTTCGGCACTGCAAAGGCGGTTTCGCGCGCAGCGCTTTCCGATCTCATGGCGGTCGACGGCATTTCCGAAACGGTCGCAAAGCAGGTCTACAACCATTTTCACGACGATGCCGCTAAATAG
- a CDS encoding molybdopterin-containing oxidoreductase family protein: MNIATPIHAKSADPGKKVGHTACPHDCPSTCALEVEIAEDGRIGRVRGANDHSYTSGVICAKVARYAERLYHPDRLMHPLRRTGAKGEGRWQQISWGEALDEIAEAFVKAEAKNGSEAVWPYYYAGTMGWVQRDSIERLRHAKRYSGFFSSICTNPAWTGFTMATGTLRGPDPREMGRTDCVVIWGTNAVSTQVNVMTHAIKSRKERGAKIVVIDIYDNPTMKQADMALIVRPGTDAALACAVMHIAFRDGYADGAYMAKYADDPAGLEAHLQTKTPEWAAAITGLPVEEIEAFAKLVGTTKKTYFRLGYGFTRQRNGAVAMHAAASIATVLGSWQYEGGGAFHSNSDIFRMNNAELTGKPMKDPDIRMLDQSQIGRVLTGDPVALRHRGPVTAMLIQNTNPVNIAPEQRLVKRGFARDDLFVAVHEQFMTETAEMADIVIPATMFVEHDDIYRAGGQNHILLGPKLVEPPPTVRTNLFVIEELAKRLGVADRPGFGFSAREMVDRILESSGLPRYDYFLEHKWFDRQPVFEDAHFLNGFAHPDGKFRFRPDWANQPAPNRPPDSVGLLGPHSELPAFPDQVDVIEVADAEHPFRLATSPARNFLNSSFSETKTSRQKEGRPELMINPQDAEANGIGHGDLVQVGNRRGEVRLHARVTTEVKPGVVIAEGLWPNKAHVNGEGINVLTGADPVAPYGGAAIHDNKVWLRKDPA, translated from the coding sequence ATGAACATTGCGACCCCCATTCACGCCAAATCCGCCGATCCCGGCAAGAAGGTCGGGCACACCGCCTGTCCGCACGACTGTCCCTCCACCTGCGCGCTGGAGGTGGAGATCGCGGAGGACGGCCGCATCGGCCGCGTGCGCGGCGCCAACGATCACAGCTATACGTCCGGCGTCATCTGCGCCAAGGTCGCGCGATATGCCGAGCGACTCTATCATCCGGACCGGCTGATGCACCCTTTGCGCCGCACCGGCGCGAAAGGCGAGGGGCGCTGGCAGCAGATTTCCTGGGGCGAGGCTCTGGACGAGATCGCCGAAGCCTTCGTGAAGGCCGAAGCGAAGAACGGCAGCGAGGCGGTCTGGCCCTATTACTATGCCGGCACCATGGGCTGGGTGCAGCGGGACAGCATCGAACGCCTGCGCCATGCCAAACGCTATTCCGGCTTCTTCTCGTCGATCTGTACCAACCCGGCCTGGACCGGCTTCACTATGGCAACGGGCACGCTCCGGGGTCCTGATCCGCGCGAGATGGGCCGTACCGATTGCGTCGTCATCTGGGGAACGAACGCGGTTTCGACGCAGGTCAACGTCATGACGCATGCGATCAAGTCCCGCAAGGAGCGCGGCGCCAAGATCGTCGTCATCGACATCTACGACAATCCGACGATGAAGCAGGCGGACATGGCGCTCATCGTCAGGCCCGGCACCGATGCGGCGCTCGCGTGCGCCGTCATGCACATCGCCTTCCGCGACGGCTATGCCGACGGCGCCTATATGGCGAAATATGCGGATGATCCGGCCGGCCTCGAAGCGCACCTCCAGACGAAGACGCCGGAATGGGCAGCCGCGATCACCGGGCTCCCGGTTGAAGAGATCGAGGCTTTCGCAAAGCTCGTCGGCACGACGAAGAAGACCTATTTCCGCCTCGGCTACGGCTTTACCCGGCAGCGCAACGGCGCAGTCGCCATGCACGCAGCAGCCTCGATCGCCACCGTGCTTGGCTCTTGGCAATATGAAGGTGGCGGCGCCTTCCATTCGAACAGCGATATCTTCCGCATGAACAATGCGGAGCTCACCGGCAAACCGATGAAGGATCCGGATATCCGCATGCTCGACCAATCGCAGATCGGCCGCGTGCTGACCGGAGATCCAGTGGCACTCCGCCATCGCGGACCGGTCACCGCCATGCTGATCCAGAACACCAATCCGGTAAACATCGCGCCCGAGCAGCGGCTGGTGAAACGCGGCTTCGCTCGCGACGACCTCTTCGTAGCCGTGCACGAGCAGTTCATGACCGAGACCGCCGAGATGGCCGATATCGTCATCCCGGCGACGATGTTCGTCGAGCATGACGATATCTATCGCGCCGGCGGCCAGAACCACATCCTGCTCGGCCCGAAACTCGTCGAGCCGCCGCCGACGGTGCGCACCAACCTTTTCGTCATCGAGGAGCTGGCAAAGCGCCTCGGCGTCGCAGATCGGCCAGGCTTCGGCTTTAGCGCGCGGGAAATGGTCGATCGCATTCTCGAATCAAGCGGCCTTCCGCGCTACGATTACTTCCTCGAACACAAATGGTTCGACCGCCAGCCCGTCTTCGAAGATGCGCATTTTCTCAACGGTTTCGCGCATCCGGACGGCAAGTTCCGCTTCCGGCCGGATTGGGCAAACCAGCCGGCGCCGAACCGCCCACCGGATTCCGTCGGTCTGCTCGGGCCGCATTCCGAGCTGCCGGCCTTTCCCGATCAGGTCGACGTCATCGAAGTGGCCGATGCCGAGCATCCCTTCCGCCTGGCGACCTCGCCGGCGCGCAATTTCCTGAATTCCAGCTTCTCGGAAACGAAAACCTCGCGGCAAAAGGAGGGGCGTCCCGAGCTGATGATCAATCCGCAGGACGCCGAGGCGAACGGGATCGGCCACGGTGATCTCGTCCAGGTCGGAAACCGGCGCGGCGAGGTGCGCCTGCACGCCCGCGTGACGACGGAGGTCAAGCCGGGGGTGGTGATCGCCGAGGGCCTGTGGCCGAACAAGGCGCACGTCAACGGGGAGGGCATCAATGTGCTCACCGGCGCGGACCCTGTAGCGCCCTATGGCGGGGCTGCAATCCACGACAACAAGGTCTGGCTGCGCAAGGATCCCGCATGA
- a CDS encoding 23S rRNA (adenine(2030)-N(6))-methyltransferase RlmJ yields the protein MNYRHIYHAGNFADVLKHAVLARLIRYMQKKDAGFRVLDTHAGVGLYDLSSEEAQKTGEWQDGIGKIMEAEFAPQVADLLAPYLSAIRELNPEGGMRFYPGSPKLSRMLFRPQDRLSAMELHPEDYARLHRLFEGDHHARITELDGWLALGAHLPPKEKRGIVLVDPPFEEDGEYERLVDGLVKAYRRFPGGTYCLWYPLKKGAPIKEFHETLQETQIPKILCAELSVRSDRGGVTGLTGSGLVIVNPPFTLKDELHALLPALKDELAQDRFASQRTFWLRGEAKAGKAD from the coding sequence ATGAACTACCGCCATATCTATCACGCGGGCAATTTTGCCGATGTGCTGAAACACGCCGTTCTGGCGCGGCTGATCCGTTACATGCAGAAGAAGGATGCGGGTTTCCGCGTGCTCGACACGCATGCAGGCGTCGGACTCTACGACCTTTCTTCGGAAGAGGCGCAAAAGACCGGCGAGTGGCAGGACGGCATCGGAAAGATCATGGAAGCTGAGTTTGCGCCGCAGGTGGCTGACCTGCTCGCGCCCTATCTTTCTGCGATCCGGGAACTCAACCCGGAGGGCGGCATGCGCTTCTATCCCGGTTCGCCGAAGCTTTCGCGCATGCTCTTCCGCCCGCAGGACCGGCTTTCGGCGATGGAGCTGCATCCGGAAGATTATGCCCGCCTTCACCGGCTGTTCGAAGGCGATCACCATGCCCGTATCACAGAACTCGACGGCTGGCTGGCGCTCGGCGCGCATCTGCCGCCGAAGGAAAAGCGTGGCATCGTGCTCGTCGATCCGCCTTTCGAGGAAGACGGCGAATATGAGCGCCTGGTCGATGGCCTGGTGAAAGCCTACCGGCGTTTTCCGGGCGGCACCTATTGCCTCTGGTATCCGCTGAAGAAGGGGGCACCCATCAAGGAGTTCCACGAGACGCTGCAGGAAACCCAAATTCCGAAGATACTGTGCGCCGAACTCAGCGTGCGCAGCGACCGCGGCGGCGTCACCGGGTTGACGGGCTCCGGCCTCGTCATCGTCAATCCGCCTTTCACGCTGAAGGACGAACTGCACGCGCTGCTGCCGGCGCTCAAGGATGAGCTTGCCCAAGACCGGTTCGCCTCACAACGCACCTTCTGGCTGCGCGGCGAGGCGAAGGCCGGAAAGGCAGATTGA
- a CDS encoding NUDIX domain-containing protein: MTKFAKAKAEVVGETTLAEGWTRLSVYELDYTDSNGVTHRLHREVYHRTPAATILLYDPKRGSVVLVKQFRLPPDLQGEPAFIIETPAGLLDGEEPEAAIRREATEETGFRIRDVRFLFKAYSSPGSNGEVVHFFAALIDTTDRVSNGGGLEEEHEDIEVLEVPLDTAIAMIETGEIRDMKTIILLQWAAMNRDSLIGTCPPQTSSFRAG, translated from the coding sequence ATGACGAAGTTCGCGAAGGCAAAGGCGGAAGTCGTCGGCGAAACGACGCTTGCCGAAGGCTGGACGCGGCTGAGCGTTTACGAGCTTGACTATACGGATTCGAACGGCGTCACCCATCGCCTTCATCGCGAGGTCTATCACCGCACGCCGGCCGCCACGATCCTACTTTATGATCCGAAGCGCGGCTCCGTCGTCCTCGTCAAACAGTTCCGCCTGCCGCCCGATCTGCAGGGCGAACCCGCCTTCATAATCGAAACGCCGGCAGGGCTTCTCGACGGCGAAGAGCCCGAAGCGGCGATCCGCCGCGAAGCGACAGAGGAAACCGGATTCCGCATCCGCGACGTCCGGTTTCTCTTCAAGGCCTATAGTTCACCCGGCTCCAACGGCGAAGTCGTGCATTTCTTCGCCGCACTGATCGATACGACGGACCGCGTCTCGAACGGCGGCGGATTGGAAGAGGAGCATGAGGATATCGAAGTGCTTGAGGTTCCGCTCGATACGGCGATCGCCATGATCGAAACCGGCGAAATCCGCGACATGAAAACGATCATCCTGCTGCAATGGGCGGCGATGAATAGGGATAGCTTGATCGGAACGTGTCCGCCGCAAACCTCGTCCTTCCGGGCGGGGTAA
- a CDS encoding RNA-guided endonuclease InsQ/TnpB family protein has translation MKKRLGYRYRIYPDARQARLFRQTVGCCRLVYNLCLEQRSMAYAMPSRHRLSSFDQIKELPGLKAHLPFLKDVPNHCLQQAAVDLDKAFKNFFKGHAAYPKARRKFQNESFRFPDPKQISFGEKGILLPKAGWVKLVLHRPFLGEVKNVTVSADGDHWYVAVQTEREVDEPASVLDLPDLVELGGDLGVVNALALSDGTVYDLPRMTEKEKRREANLARRVSRRSRGSKNRLRAQRDLRRFRARIVRRRRDAKHKMTTDVVSRCDVLYLEDLKLKNMTASAKGTVEEPGTNVAQKSGLNRAILDVSPGATRLQFEYKMRRRGGAVFYVNPARTSQRCAECGHVDPKNRIDRDRFECVRCGHAACADHNAGRNILHLGRKARTGGHPGMACGSNLAGGRKQEEDGSSQVAQAA, from the coding sequence ATGAAGAAACGGCTTGGCTACCGATACAGGATCTACCCGGACGCGCGGCAGGCGCGGCTGTTCCGCCAGACCGTCGGCTGCTGCCGCCTCGTCTACAACCTCTGCCTCGAGCAGCGGAGCATGGCGTATGCGATGCCGTCCAGGCACCGCCTGTCCTCGTTCGACCAGATCAAGGAACTGCCGGGCCTGAAGGCCCATCTGCCGTTCCTCAAGGACGTTCCGAACCACTGCCTGCAGCAGGCGGCCGTCGACCTCGACAAGGCGTTCAAGAACTTCTTCAAGGGCCACGCGGCGTACCCGAAGGCGAGACGGAAGTTCCAGAACGAATCCTTCCGCTTCCCAGACCCGAAGCAGATCTCCTTCGGTGAGAAGGGAATCCTGCTGCCGAAGGCGGGCTGGGTGAAGCTGGTTCTCCATCGGCCCTTCCTCGGCGAGGTGAAGAACGTCACGGTCTCCGCCGACGGCGACCACTGGTACGTCGCGGTGCAGACCGAGCGTGAGGTCGACGAGCCTGCGAGCGTGCTCGACCTGCCGGATCTCGTCGAGCTCGGGGGCGACCTCGGCGTGGTCAACGCGCTCGCGCTCTCCGACGGCACGGTCTACGACCTGCCAAGAATGACCGAGAAGGAGAAGCGCAGAGAGGCGAACCTCGCCAGGCGCGTCTCGCGCCGCAGCAGGGGTTCGAAGAACCGTCTGCGGGCGCAGCGGGATCTCAGGCGGTTCAGGGCCAGGATCGTCCGGCGCAGACGGGACGCGAAGCATAAGATGACGACCGACGTCGTCAGTCGCTGCGACGTCCTCTATCTCGAGGACCTGAAGCTGAAGAACATGACCGCCTCGGCCAAGGGGACCGTCGAGGAGCCGGGCACCAACGTCGCGCAGAAGTCCGGACTGAACCGGGCGATCCTCGACGTGTCGCCCGGAGCGACGCGTCTGCAGTTCGAATACAAGATGCGCCGCCGCGGCGGCGCCGTCTTCTACGTCAACCCCGCACGGACGTCGCAGCGATGCGCCGAGTGCGGGCATGTCGATCCGAAGAACCGGATCGACCGCGACCGGTTCGAATGCGTCAGATGCGGCCACGCCGCCTGCGCCGACCACAACGCCGGCCGCAACATTCTTCATCTGGGCCGCAAGGCCCGAACCGGAGGACATCCGGGGATGGCCTGTGGATCGAACCTTGCTGGAGGTCGGAAGCAGGAAGAAGACGGTAGCAGTCAGGTCGCGCAAGCGGCCTGA
- a CDS encoding glutathione S-transferase, translating into MKLLCSPTSPYSSKVLMAAHYLELGVTEIRVDTNAGPAVLVDNNPLGKIPTLLTDEGLSVFDSVTIMHYFGRLKNSKLYPSKNGKRTEAEILEALCDGICDCLLAIIYERRFREEVKVHQPWIDRQWKKAVSGLNHISAHPPKIGKRLNGSHFALAATIGYLELRFKDQWEADHPELIDWARKFEKKFPAYGELKPHG; encoded by the coding sequence ATGAAGCTGCTTTGCTCTCCGACATCGCCCTACTCCAGCAAGGTGCTCATGGCCGCGCACTATCTGGAGCTCGGCGTCACCGAAATCCGCGTCGATACCAATGCCGGCCCGGCGGTCCTCGTTGACAACAACCCGCTCGGCAAAATCCCGACGCTTTTGACCGATGAAGGGCTTTCGGTCTTCGACAGCGTGACGATCATGCATTATTTCGGGCGGCTCAAGAACAGCAAGCTCTACCCTTCAAAGAACGGTAAGCGAACCGAGGCGGAGATTCTGGAAGCGCTCTGCGACGGCATTTGCGATTGCCTGCTGGCGATCATTTATGAGCGCCGCTTCCGCGAGGAGGTGAAAGTGCACCAGCCCTGGATCGACCGGCAGTGGAAGAAGGCCGTCAGCGGCCTGAACCATATCAGTGCGCATCCGCCGAAGATCGGCAAGAGACTGAACGGCAGCCATTTCGCGCTTGCGGCGACGATCGGCTATCTGGAACTGCGCTTCAAAGACCAGTGGGAAGCCGACCATCCGGAACTGATCGACTGGGCACGCAAATTCGAGAAGAAATTCCCTGCCTACGGGGAACTCAAGCCGCACGGCTGA
- a CDS encoding alpha-D-ribose 1-methylphosphonate 5-triphosphate diphosphatase, with amino-acid sequence MWLSNFTLVLPEEVVGQGSIRIEDGVIAEIRPEPVANAAIDGGGRLLMPGFVDLHGDMIEREIAPRPNATMPIDFGIHELDKKLAAAGVTTAFAAISFATESVYGHVRSLETTGAVIEGINRLKHNLLIDHRVHARYEITNVGAAPELQKLLEAGHIDMVSLTDHTPGQGQYNNIQSYVLSIAERRAISEEMAAEMVAKRIAMRSNPEIEAKLKEIVALALKRKLSLASHDDDSAEKVAEMHDLGVTISEFPVTLPAAEEARRRGLWTLMGAPNALRGKSMSGNLSALDAAKAGLLTVIAADYHPAAFVPGIFKIAEQSAMPVAVAMATKNAARSAGLTDRGEIAVGQRADLVVVEPGDVHRIRATFRGGRFVYSDGTLHQLRALAA; translated from the coding sequence ATGTGGCTCAGCAATTTCACGCTCGTTCTTCCCGAAGAGGTGGTGGGCCAAGGCTCGATCAGGATCGAGGACGGCGTGATCGCCGAGATAAGGCCTGAGCCGGTCGCCAACGCTGCGATCGACGGCGGCGGGCGGCTGCTGATGCCGGGGTTCGTCGATCTGCATGGCGACATGATCGAGCGCGAGATCGCACCGCGGCCGAACGCTACGATGCCGATCGATTTCGGCATCCACGAGCTTGACAAAAAGCTCGCGGCCGCAGGCGTGACGACGGCTTTTGCGGCGATTTCCTTCGCGACCGAGAGCGTTTACGGCCATGTCCGCTCCCTGGAGACCACCGGCGCTGTCATCGAGGGAATCAACCGGCTCAAGCACAATCTGCTGATCGACCATCGCGTCCATGCCCGCTACGAGATCACCAATGTGGGTGCCGCTCCTGAGCTCCAAAAGCTGCTTGAAGCCGGTCATATCGACATGGTGTCGCTAACCGACCATACGCCGGGCCAGGGACAGTACAACAATATCCAGAGCTACGTATTGAGCATCGCCGAGCGGCGGGCAATTTCGGAGGAAATGGCGGCGGAAATGGTCGCTAAGCGCATTGCCATGCGAAGCAATCCCGAGATCGAGGCAAAGCTGAAGGAGATTGTCGCCCTCGCACTGAAGCGGAAGCTATCGCTTGCCTCCCACGATGACGACAGTGCCGAAAAGGTGGCCGAGATGCATGATCTCGGCGTGACGATCAGCGAATTTCCAGTCACGCTGCCCGCTGCCGAGGAGGCGCGTCGCCGCGGGCTCTGGACGCTCATGGGCGCCCCGAACGCGCTTCGCGGCAAGTCCATGTCCGGCAATCTCAGCGCCCTTGATGCCGCCAAGGCCGGGCTATTGACGGTGATTGCCGCCGATTATCACCCGGCGGCTTTCGTACCGGGCATCTTCAAGATCGCCGAGCAAAGCGCAATGCCGGTCGCAGTCGCCATGGCGACCAAGAACGCTGCCCGTTCCGCGGGTCTGACAGACCGCGGCGAGATCGCCGTCGGCCAACGTGCAGATCTGGTTGTCGTTGAGCCGGGCGACGTGCACCGCATCCGCGCCACGTTCCGCGGCGGACGTTTCGTCTACAGCGACGGCACCTTGCATCAGCTTCGGGCGCTCGCTGCCTGA